Proteins found in one Rhodobacter capsulatus SB 1003 genomic segment:
- a CDS encoding ABC transporter ATP-binding protein, which produces MIEIETLAKSFGSKQVLRGVSLRIERGESLVVIGGSGTGKSVLLKCILGLVTPDSGSIRVNGAPVVAAREEFLSRFGMLFQGAALFDSLSVWQNVAFRLLRGPHKRPKAEARAVAVEKLARVGLGPEVADLFPAELSGGMQKRVGLARAIATDPTVIFFDEPTTGLDPIMSGVINDLINSVVREMGATAITITHDMSSVRAIADRVAMLHDGLIRWHGSIAEMDATSDPYVTQFIHGRAEGPIAAIR; this is translated from the coding sequence ATGATCGAGATCGAAACCCTCGCGAAATCCTTCGGGTCGAAACAGGTGCTGCGCGGCGTGTCCCTGCGCATCGAACGCGGCGAAAGCCTGGTGGTCATCGGCGGCTCGGGCACCGGGAAATCGGTGCTTTTGAAATGCATCCTCGGCCTCGTGACGCCCGATTCCGGGTCGATCCGGGTCAACGGCGCCCCCGTGGTCGCGGCGCGCGAAGAGTTTCTGTCGCGCTTCGGCATGCTGTTTCAGGGCGCGGCGCTGTTTGACAGCCTGAGCGTCTGGCAAAACGTCGCCTTCCGGCTGCTGCGCGGCCCGCACAAGCGCCCCAAGGCCGAGGCCCGCGCCGTGGCGGTGGAGAAACTCGCCCGCGTCGGCCTTGGCCCCGAGGTCGCCGATCTTTTCCCGGCCGAACTCTCGGGCGGCATGCAAAAGCGGGTGGGGCTGGCCCGCGCCATTGCCACCGACCCCACGGTGATCTTCTTCGACGAGCCGACGACGGGGCTTGATCCGATCATGTCAGGCGTGATCAACGATCTGATCAATTCCGTCGTGCGCGAGATGGGGGCGACCGCGATCACCATCACCCATGACATGTCCTCGGTCCGGGCCATCGCCGACCGGGTGGCCATGCTGCATGACGGGCTCATTCGCTGGCATGGCTCGATTGCGGAAATGGACGCGACGTCAGACCCTTATGTGACGCAATTCATCCATGGCCGGGCCGAGGGCCCGATCGCCGCGATCCGCTGA
- a CDS encoding orotate phosphoribosyltransferase, protein MIPSSYPAREEIARLTARMLLEIKAVHFNAETPFTLASGLPSPTYIDCRKLISYPRIRSTLMDFLAVTVLRDAGFEAFDNIAGGETAGIPFAAMVAERLALPMTYVRKKPKGYGRNARIEGAMTEGQRVLLVEDLTTDGGSKLSFVDAIRETGATCAHTAVIFYYGIFPETVPNLAAHGVQLHHLCTWWDVLAEARAQGAFDAATLDEVEAFLSAPRAWQEAHKKG, encoded by the coding sequence ATGATCCCCTCCTCCTATCCCGCCCGGGAAGAAATCGCCCGGTTGACCGCGCGGATGCTTCTGGAAATCAAGGCGGTGCATTTCAACGCCGAGACGCCCTTCACGCTGGCTTCGGGCCTGCCCTCGCCCACCTATATCGACTGCCGCAAGCTGATCAGCTATCCGCGCATCCGCTCGACCTTGATGGATTTCCTCGCCGTCACCGTGCTGCGCGACGCGGGCTTCGAGGCGTTTGACAATATCGCGGGTGGCGAAACCGCGGGCATCCCCTTTGCCGCGATGGTGGCCGAGCGGCTGGCGCTGCCGATGACCTATGTGCGCAAAAAGCCGAAAGGCTACGGCCGCAATGCCCGCATCGAAGGCGCGATGACCGAAGGCCAGCGCGTGCTGCTGGTCGAGGATCTGACCACCGACGGCGGCAGCAAGCTGAGCTTCGTCGATGCGATCCGCGAGACCGGCGCGACCTGCGCCCATACGGCGGTGATCTTCTACTACGGCATCTTCCCGGAAACCGTGCCCAATCTGGCCGCGCATGGGGTGCAATTGCACCATCTCTGCACCTGGTGGGACGTTCTGGCCGAGGCCCGCGCGCAGGGTGCCTTTGACGCCGCGACGCTTGACGAGGTCGAGGCCTTCCTGAGCGCCCCGCGCGCCTGGCAGGAGGCCCACAAGAAGGGCTGA
- a CDS encoding RES domain-containing protein produces MAGERGFHQISGRFYRIVPAARVKTALDRAPSREGRFHHDFQPTLYVSSRPDWAQHAVRVYIGPDDPPRVICEMTIGPTRVLDLRDSAQCAAWGVDPRLAAVPWLPERAQGLAASSWQVADAARAGGAAGMIYTARTAPERWHLVLFRWREPPISAQLTGHRQPADFG; encoded by the coding sequence GTGGCGGGGGAGCGCGGATTTCACCAGATCTCCGGCCGCTTCTATCGCATCGTTCCCGCCGCCCGTGTCAAGACGGCGCTGGACCGCGCGCCAAGCCGCGAGGGGCGGTTTCACCACGACTTTCAGCCGACGCTTTATGTCTCCTCCCGGCCCGACTGGGCGCAGCATGCGGTGCGCGTTTACATCGGGCCGGATGATCCGCCGCGGGTGATCTGCGAGATGACGATCGGGCCCACGCGGGTGCTGGATCTGCGCGACAGCGCGCAATGCGCCGCCTGGGGCGTCGATCCGCGGCTGGCGGCGGTGCCCTGGTTGCCCGAACGCGCGCAGGGTCTTGCGGCCTCAAGCTGGCAGGTGGCCGATGCGGCGCGCGCGGGCGGCGCGGCGGGGATGATCTACACCGCCCGCACCGCGCCCGAGCGCTGGCATCTGGTGCTGTTTCGCTGGAGGGAGCCGCCGATCTCGGCGCAACTGACCGGCCATCGCCAGCCTGCGGATTTCGGTTGA
- a CDS encoding CvpA family protein gives MEGFTIVDAIVAITIILSAILAYSRGFVREGLAIMGWIGAAVLAYTFADAAKPLIAQLPVLNKFLADSCELATIGGFAAVFALSLVLFSILTPLFATLVQRSVLGGLDQGLGFLFGVARGVILVAVAFVVYDKLVTAQAMPVVENSRSAKVFSKLSGQMDDTMPDDAPGWIVARYETLVAKCTPAAETVLPGGVTPPATN, from the coding sequence ATGGAAGGGTTCACCATCGTCGACGCCATCGTGGCGATCACCATCATCCTGTCGGCGATCCTCGCCTACAGCCGCGGCTTCGTGCGCGAGGGGCTGGCCATCATGGGCTGGATCGGCGCCGCGGTGCTGGCCTATACTTTTGCCGATGCCGCCAAGCCCTTGATCGCGCAGCTGCCGGTCCTGAACAAATTCCTGGCCGACAGCTGCGAACTGGCGACGATCGGCGGTTTCGCCGCGGTCTTTGCGCTCTCGCTGGTGCTCTTCTCGATCCTGACGCCGCTTTTTGCGACGCTGGTGCAGCGCTCGGTTCTGGGGGGGCTCGATCAGGGGCTCGGCTTTCTCTTCGGCGTCGCGCGGGGCGTGATCCTCGTTGCCGTGGCCTTTGTCGTCTATGACAAGCTGGTCACGGCGCAGGCGATGCCGGTGGTGGAAAATTCCCGCTCGGCCAAGGTGTTTTCGAAGCTGAGCGGGCAGATGGACGACACGATGCCCGATGATGCGCCGGGCTGGATCGTCGCGCGCTATGAAACCCTGGTGGCGAAATGCACCCCCGCCGCCGAGACGGTTTTGCCCGGCGGCGTGACGCCCCCCGCCACGAACTGA
- the purF gene encoding amidophosphoribosyltransferase, protein MTVAEKTFLSHPFDDDKLKEECGVFGVIGVADAANFVALGLHALQHRGQEAGGIVAHDPAKGFNSAHRFGYVRDNFTKASLMETLPGPLAIGHVRYSTAGSKAAVIRDIQPFFGEFSMGGCAIAHNGNLTNADALRRELIDRGAIFQSGSDSECIIHLMARSIQTNHAERIADALRRVEGAFSVIAMTRTKLIGVRDPLGVRPLVLGRLGENGYVLSSETCALDIIGAELVREIEPGEMVIIHEGQIESTRPFHAAQPRFCIFEHVYFSRPDSIIGGRSVYETRRQIGVELAREAPVEADLVCPVPDSGTPAAIGYSQESGIPFALGITRNQYMGRTFIEPTEHIRNMGVRLKLNVNRCLIKGKRVVLVDDSVVRGTTSRKIKEMILEAGAAEVHFRIASPPTAWPCFYGVDTPDRNKLLAARMSVEEMREWIGVNSLEFISLDGLYRAAGAEAGRDNACPQYCDACFSGDYPVKPSDQIGKGFKMKG, encoded by the coding sequence ATGACCGTTGCCGAAAAGACCTTCCTGTCGCATCCCTTTGACGACGACAAGCTGAAGGAGGAATGCGGCGTCTTCGGCGTGATCGGCGTTGCCGATGCGGCGAATTTCGTGGCGCTCGGGTTGCATGCGCTGCAGCACCGCGGCCAGGAAGCGGGCGGCATCGTCGCCCATGATCCGGCCAAGGGCTTCAATTCGGCGCATCGCTTCGGCTATGTGCGCGACAATTTCACCAAGGCCTCGCTGATGGAGACGCTGCCGGGGCCGCTGGCCATCGGCCATGTGCGCTATTCGACGGCGGGCTCGAAAGCGGCGGTGATCCGCGACATCCAGCCCTTCTTCGGCGAGTTTTCGATGGGCGGCTGTGCGATCGCCCATAACGGCAACCTGACGAATGCCGATGCGCTGCGCCGCGAGCTGATCGACCGCGGTGCAATCTTTCAATCCGGCTCGGACAGCGAATGCATCATCCATCTGATGGCACGCTCGATCCAGACCAACCATGCCGAGCGCATCGCCGATGCGCTGCGCCGGGTCGAGGGGGCGTTTTCGGTGATCGCGATGACGCGCACCAAGCTGATCGGCGTGCGCGATCCCTTGGGCGTGCGGCCGCTGGTGCTGGGGCGGCTGGGTGAAAACGGCTATGTGCTCTCGTCCGAGACCTGCGCGCTCGACATCATCGGGGCGGAACTGGTGCGCGAGATCGAGCCCGGCGAGATGGTGATCATCCACGAAGGCCAGATCGAAAGCACGCGCCCCTTCCATGCGGCGCAACCGCGGTTCTGCATCTTCGAGCATGTCTATTTCTCGCGGCCCGACAGCATCATCGGCGGCCGCTCGGTCTATGAGACGCGCCGCCAGATCGGGGTGGAGCTGGCGCGCGAGGCGCCCGTCGAGGCCGATCTGGTCTGCCCGGTGCCCGACAGCGGCACCCCCGCCGCGATCGGCTACAGCCAGGAATCGGGGATTCCCTTCGCGCTTGGGATCACCCGCAACCAATACATGGGCCGCACCTTCATCGAGCCGACCGAGCATATCCGCAACATGGGCGTGCGGCTGAAGCTGAACGTCAACCGCTGCCTGATCAAGGGCAAGCGGGTGGTGCTGGTGGACGATTCGGTGGTGCGCGGCACGACCAGCCGCAAGATCAAGGAGATGATCCTCGAAGCAGGTGCTGCCGAGGTGCATTTCCGCATCGCCAGCCCGCCCACCGCCTGGCCCTGCTTTTACGGCGTCGACACGCCCGACCGGAACAAGCTTCTGGCGGCGCGGATGTCGGTCGAGGAGATGCGCGAGTGGATCGGGGTAAACAGCCTCGAGTTCATCTCGCTCGACGGTCTTTACCGCGCCGCGGGGGCCGAGGCCGGGCGCGACAACGCCTGTCCGCAATATTGCGACGCCTGTTTCTCGGGCGATTATCCGGTGAAGCCCTCCGATCAGATCGGCAAGGGCTTCAAGATGAAGGGCTGA
- the alr gene encoding alanine racemase — protein sequence MTTASLRIDLDAVLANWRALDAMTSAATETGAVVKADSYGLGAARVARVLARAGARKFFVAAAEEGAAVRQALGEGPEIFVFSGHMAGDTEMIGDLGLTPMLNSVEQVKRHVDALPGAAFGVQLDTGMNRLGLEPADWAAVSAELIAAGPKLVMSHLACSDEPEHPMNAMQLKNFRAMTDGLGLKRALSATGGILLGPDYHFDVTRPGIGLYGGLPFETARAVVRLSLPVVQIRTVAPGETVGYANSWTAARESRIATVAAGYADGLSRRFSGKATLWAGDTPCPLVGRVSMDLITVDVTDLPEVPQSLEILGPHQGVDALAEVAGTIGYEILTALGQRYQRSYVGGLA from the coding sequence ATGACCACAGCATCGCTCCGCATCGATCTTGACGCCGTGCTTGCCAATTGGCGGGCGCTTGACGCAATGACTTCCGCCGCCACCGAGACCGGGGCGGTGGTCAAGGCCGACAGCTACGGCCTTGGCGCCGCGCGGGTGGCGCGGGTTCTGGCCCGGGCGGGGGCACGCAAGTTCTTTGTCGCCGCCGCCGAGGAGGGCGCCGCCGTCCGCCAGGCCCTGGGCGAAGGCCCCGAGATCTTTGTCTTTTCCGGCCATATGGCGGGCGACACCGAGATGATCGGCGATCTGGGCCTGACGCCGATGCTGAACTCGGTCGAGCAGGTGAAGCGCCATGTCGACGCCCTGCCCGGCGCGGCTTTTGGCGTGCAGCTGGATACTGGGATGAACCGGCTTGGCCTTGAGCCCGCCGATTGGGCGGCGGTTTCGGCCGAGCTGATCGCCGCCGGGCCGAAGCTGGTGATGAGCCATCTGGCCTGTTCGGACGAACCCGAGCATCCGATGAATGCGATGCAGTTGAAGAATTTCCGCGCCATGACCGACGGTCTGGGGCTGAAACGCGCGCTTTCGGCGACGGGCGGCATCCTGCTGGGCCCCGACTATCATTTCGACGTCACCCGGCCCGGCATCGGTCTTTATGGCGGGCTGCCGTTCGAAACCGCCCGTGCGGTGGTGCGGCTGTCGCTGCCGGTGGTGCAGATCCGCACCGTCGCGCCGGGCGAGACGGTGGGCTATGCCAACAGCTGGACGGCGGCGCGCGAAAGCCGCATCGCCACCGTCGCCGCGGGTTATGCCGACGGGCTCTCGCGCCGGTTTTCGGGCAAGGCGACGCTCTGGGCGGGCGACACCCCCTGCCCGCTCGTCGGCCGCGTTTCGATGGATCTGATCACCGTCGATGTCACCGATCTGCCCGAGGTGCCGCAAAGCCTTGAGATCCTTGGGCCGCATCAGGGTGTCGATGCTTTGGCCGAGGTCGCGGGCACGATCGGCTATGAAATCCTGACCGCGCTGGGGCAACGCTATCAGCGCAGCTATGTCGGGGGGTTGGCGTGA
- the coaD gene encoding pantetheine-phosphate adenylyltransferase, with product MRIGLYPGTFDPVTLGHIDIIERALALVDRLVIGVAINRDKGPLFSLEERVEMLKAECAPITARRGGEIVVHPFENLLIDCARDVGAGVIVRGLRAVADFEYEFQMVGMNRALDASVETVFLMADARRQAIASKLVKEIARLGGDVSKFVTPTVAERLAARLSR from the coding sequence ATGCGGATCGGCCTTTACCCCGGAACCTTCGACCCGGTGACCCTTGGGCATATCGACATCATCGAGCGCGCTTTGGCGCTGGTGGATCGGCTGGTGATCGGGGTGGCGATCAACCGCGACAAGGGGCCGCTGTTCTCGCTCGAGGAGCGGGTGGAGATGCTCAAGGCGGAATGCGCGCCGATCACCGCAAGGCGCGGTGGCGAGATCGTCGTGCATCCGTTCGAGAACCTGCTGATCGACTGCGCCCGCGATGTCGGCGCCGGGGTGATCGTGCGCGGGCTGCGGGCGGTGGCCGATTTCGAATATGAATTCCAGATGGTGGGGATGAACCGGGCGCTGGATGCCAGCGTGGAAACCGTGTTCCTGATGGCCGATGCGCGGCGGCAGGCGATCGCCTCGAAGCTCGTCAAGGAGATCGCCCGGCTGGGCGGCGACGTGTCGAAATTCGTCACGCCGACGGTGGCCGAACGGCTCGCCGCACGGCTGAGCCGCTAG
- a CDS encoding MlaE family ABC transporter permease, whose translation MLSALAGLGRTVLAALAGAGRISLFTGAVLSHMLRPPFYSREFLQALLQIGWLSLPVVGMTAFFTGAALALQIYAGGARFSAESVVPSIVAIGMVRELGPVLGGLMVAARVASSIAAEIGTMKVTEQIDALVTLSTNPLKYLAVPRVLAATLSVPLLVAVGDVIGVLGGWLIGTERLGFNSATYIRNTWEYLELWDVGSGLVKGAAFGFLVALMGCYYGMNSGRGAQGVGRATKSAVVAASVAILASNYLLTEVFFSK comes from the coding sequence ATCCTCTCGGCCCTGGCCGGGCTTGGCCGCACCGTTCTGGCGGCGCTTGCGGGCGCGGGCCGGATCAGCCTTTTCACCGGTGCTGTGCTGAGCCACATGCTGCGCCCGCCCTTTTACAGCCGCGAATTCCTGCAGGCGCTCTTGCAGATCGGCTGGCTGTCCTTGCCCGTCGTCGGCATGACGGCCTTCTTCACCGGCGCGGCGCTGGCGCTGCAGATCTATGCGGGGGGGGCGCGGTTTTCGGCCGAAAGCGTCGTGCCCTCGATCGTCGCGATCGGGATGGTGCGCGAACTGGGCCCGGTGCTGGGCGGACTGATGGTCGCGGCGCGGGTGGCCAGTTCCATCGCGGCCGAGATCGGCACGATGAAGGTGACCGAACAGATCGACGCTTTGGTCACACTGTCCACCAACCCGTTGAAATATCTGGCGGTTCCGCGCGTTCTGGCGGCGACGCTCTCGGTGCCGCTGCTTGTGGCCGTGGGCGATGTCATCGGTGTTCTGGGCGGCTGGCTGATCGGGACGGAGCGGCTCGGTTTCAACTCGGCGACCTATATCCGCAACACCTGGGAATATCTGGAACTGTGGGATGTCGGCTCGGGTCTGGTCAAGGGCGCGGCCTTCGGCTTCCTGGTCGCGCTGATGGGCTGCTATTACGGGATGAATTCGGGCCGCGGCGCGCAGGGCGTGGGCCGGGCGACGAAATCCGCGGTCGTCGCGGCTTCGGTCGCGATCCTTGCCTCTAACTACCTGCTGACCGAGGTGTTCTTCTCCAAATGA
- the radA gene encoding DNA repair protein RadA, protein MAKASANFTCTGCGAVHRKWSGRCDACGAWNSIVEEAPLSTGPAGKSLGGAKGRRIDLTTLAHEEAPPPRTLSGMAEFDRVLGGGLVPASAILVGGDPGIGKSTLLLQAVAAFARKGLKCLYISGEEASAQVRMRALRLGLADAPVSLGAETNLRDILTTLEAERPDLVVIDSIQTMWADMVEAAPGSVSQVRAAAHELVSFAKSRGVSVILVGHVTKEGQIAGPRVVEHMVDTVLYFEGERGHQFRILRAVKNRFGPASEIGVFEMTGGGLAEVANPSALFLSERGQPAPGSAVFAGIEGTRPVLTEIQALVAPSSLASPRRTVVGLDSGRVSTILAVLESRCGIPFAGLDVFLNVAGGLKVLEPAADLALAAALLSAREDVALPADLVIFGEISLSAALRPVGQAENRLKEAEKLGFSQAILPVGTKLEGGAGMALRKLPDLVTFVGDMFGAG, encoded by the coding sequence ATGGCCAAGGCATCCGCAAACTTCACCTGCACCGGCTGTGGTGCTGTCCATCGCAAATGGTCGGGGCGCTGCGACGCCTGCGGCGCGTGGAATTCGATCGTCGAAGAGGCGCCGCTTTCGACCGGCCCCGCGGGCAAGAGCCTGGGCGGGGCCAAGGGGCGGCGCATCGATCTGACGACGCTTGCCCATGAAGAGGCGCCGCCGCCGCGCACGCTTTCGGGCATGGCGGAGTTTGACCGGGTGCTGGGGGGCGGGCTTGTCCCCGCCTCGGCGATCCTGGTGGGGGGCGATCCGGGGATCGGGAAATCGACGCTGCTCTTGCAGGCCGTTGCGGCTTTCGCCCGCAAGGGGTTGAAATGCCTTTACATCTCGGGCGAGGAAGCCTCGGCGCAGGTGCGGATGCGGGCCTTGCGGCTGGGTCTGGCCGATGCGCCCGTCAGCCTTGGCGCCGAGACCAACCTGCGCGACATCCTGACGACGCTTGAAGCCGAACGGCCCGATCTGGTGGTGATCGACTCGATCCAGACGATGTGGGCCGACATGGTCGAAGCCGCCCCGGGCTCGGTCAGCCAGGTCCGCGCCGCCGCGCATGAGCTGGTGAGCTTTGCCAAATCGCGCGGGGTTTCGGTGATCCTGGTGGGCCATGTCACCAAGGAAGGCCAGATTGCCGGTCCGCGCGTCGTCGAACACATGGTCGACACCGTGCTGTATTTCGAGGGCGAACGCGGCCATCAGTTCCGCATCCTGCGCGCGGTGAAGAACCGCTTCGGCCCGGCCAGCGAGATCGGCGTTTTCGAGATGACCGGCGGGGGCCTCGCCGAGGTCGCCAACCCCTCGGCCCTCTTTCTTTCTGAGCGCGGCCAGCCCGCCCCCGGCTCGGCGGTCTTTGCGGGGATCGAGGGCACGCGGCCGGTGCTCACCGAAATTCAGGCGCTTGTTGCCCCCTCCTCACTCGCCAGCCCCCGGCGCACGGTGGTGGGGCTCGATTCGGGGCGGGTCTCGACCATTCTGGCCGTGCTGGAAAGCCGCTGCGGCATTCCCTTTGCCGGGCTGGATGTGTTCCTCAATGTCGCGGGCGGGCTGAAGGTGCTGGAGCCCGCCGCCGATCTCGCCTTGGCGGCTGCGCTGCTTTCGGCGCGCGAGGATGTGGCGCTTCCGGCCGATCTGGTGATTTTCGGGGAAATCTCGCTTTCGGCGGCGCTGCGCCCGGTGGGTCAGGCGGAAAACAGGTTGAAAGAGGCGGAGAAACTTGGTTTCTCACAGGCGATCCTGCCGGTGGGCACCAAGCTTGAAGGCGGGGCGGGGATGGCGCTGCGCAAGCTGCCCGACCTCGTGACATTCGTTGGGGACATGTTCGGCGCGGGCTAG
- a CDS encoding replicative DNA helicase: protein MNTLAPIRPEMPEEEALPHNIEAEQQLLGLILTNNDVMDRIASVVRAEHFFEPVHRTIFEVAAARIQKNALASPVTLKAYLEDDEGLKALGGATYLARLAGAAISSYAARDYAQMIHDLALRRELIRLGKDLSASAQKVEVGLEPEDLIVKTEGALYKLAESGTADKGFVSFLKAVTEAVQSANAAYQREGGLAGVSTGLRDLDRKLGGLHPSDLLILAGRPSMGKTSLATNIAFNIAKAYKRGMRHDGTEGAVEGGVVGFFSLEMSAEQLAARVLSEASEVPSEQIRRGDMTEAEFRRFVEAAKALETCPLYIDDTPALPISQVAARCRRLKRTHGLDVVIVDYLQLLRGSGRTDNRVQEIGEISMGLKAIAKELNIPVMALSQLSRTVESREDKRPQLSDLRESGSIEQDADVVMFVYRDEYYHERLKPPEDDPKFAEWMQKAERVHGKAEVILGKQRHGPIGTVEVAFESRFTRFSDLARPWQGDGSDGF from the coding sequence ATGAACACGCTTGCACCGATCAGACCCGAGATGCCGGAAGAAGAGGCTCTGCCGCATAATATCGAGGCGGAACAACAGCTTCTGGGGCTGATCCTGACGAATAACGATGTCATGGACCGGATCGCCTCGGTGGTGCGGGCGGAGCATTTCTTCGAACCCGTGCATCGCACCATCTTCGAGGTGGCGGCGGCGCGGATCCAGAAGAACGCGCTCGCCTCGCCGGTGACGCTCAAGGCCTATCTGGAGGATGACGAGGGGCTCAAGGCGCTTGGCGGCGCCACTTATCTGGCGCGTCTTGCCGGGGCGGCGATCTCGTCTTACGCCGCGCGCGACTATGCGCAGATGATCCATGATCTGGCGCTGCGGCGCGAGCTGATCCGGCTGGGCAAGGATCTGTCGGCGTCCGCGCAGAAGGTCGAGGTCGGGCTGGAGCCCGAAGACCTGATCGTCAAGACCGAGGGCGCGCTTTACAAGCTGGCGGAATCGGGCACGGCCGACAAGGGATTTGTGAGCTTTCTCAAGGCGGTGACCGAGGCGGTGCAATCGGCGAACGCCGCCTATCAGCGCGAGGGCGGGCTTGCGGGCGTCTCCACCGGCCTGCGTGATCTCGACCGGAAACTGGGCGGGCTGCACCCTTCCGACCTTCTGATCCTGGCCGGGCGCCCCTCGATGGGGAAGACCTCGCTTGCGACCAACATCGCCTTCAACATCGCCAAGGCCTACAAGCGCGGGATGCGCCATGACGGCACCGAAGGCGCGGTCGAGGGGGGCGTCGTCGGCTTCTTCTCGCTCGAGATGTCGGCCGAACAGCTGGCGGCGCGGGTGCTGTCGGAAGCCTCCGAAGTGCCCTCGGAACAGATCCGCCGCGGCGACATGACCGAGGCCGAATTCCGCCGTTTCGTCGAGGCGGCGAAGGCGCTGGAAACCTGCCCGCTTTACATCGACGACACCCCCGCCCTGCCGATCTCGCAGGTGGCGGCGCGCTGTCGGCGGCTCAAGCGCACGCATGGGCTGGATGTGGTGATCGTCGACTATCTGCAGCTGCTGCGCGGCTCGGGGCGGACCGACAACCGGGTGCAGGAGATCGGCGAGATCTCGATGGGGCTGAAGGCGATCGCGAAAGAGCTGAACATTCCGGTGATGGCGCTCTCGCAGCTGAGCCGGACGGTGGAAAGCCGCGAGGACAAGCGCCCGCAGCTGAGCGACCTGCGCGAATCGGGCTCGATCGAACAGGATGCCGACGTGGTGATGTTCGTCTATCGCGACGAATATTATCACGAACGTCTGAAGCCGCCGGAGGACGATCCGAAATTCGCCGAATGGATGCAAAAGGCCGAACGCGTGCATGGCAAGGCGGAGGTGATCCTGGGCAAGCAGCGCCACGGCCCGATCGGCACCGTCGAAGTGGCGTTCGAAAGCCGCTTCACCCGGTTTTCGGACCTCGCCCGGCCCTGGCAGGGCGACGGCTCGGACGGGTTCTGA
- a CDS encoding LysR family transcriptional regulator, whose translation MDWDDLRVFLAVARAESLSGAGRGLKCDAATVGRRVARLEEAVGAKLFAKSPQGYALTAEGARLMPHAEAAEAAFAAATEELSGAAGQITGQLRIGAPDGCANYLLPQVCAEICDSHPGLEIQIVALPRVFNLSKREADMAIAVSPPSAGRLTVQKLVEYQLHLAGHEAYLRRHPPILERAQLKGHRIVGYIPDMIFDKELDYLAQTGASTVELASNSVSVQMQMLRAGAGLGIVHDFALPFTPGVLRVLPGDIALSRAFWLIRHADDRRSERLDRLAEALGRGMRREVARLEALAAAGAAVGSPTRAL comes from the coding sequence ATGGATTGGGATGATCTGCGGGTGTTTCTGGCCGTCGCGCGGGCGGAAAGCCTGTCCGGTGCCGGGCGGGGGCTGAAATGCGATGCGGCGACGGTGGGGCGGCGGGTGGCGCGGCTGGAGGAAGCGGTCGGCGCGAAGCTGTTCGCGAAATCGCCGCAGGGCTATGCGCTGACCGCCGAAGGCGCGCGGCTGATGCCGCATGCCGAGGCCGCCGAGGCCGCCTTTGCCGCCGCGACCGAGGAGCTTTCGGGCGCGGCAGGCCAGATCACCGGGCAATTGCGCATCGGCGCCCCGGATGGTTGCGCCAATTACCTGCTGCCGCAGGTCTGCGCCGAGATCTGCGACAGCCATCCCGGGCTGGAAATCCAGATCGTCGCGCTGCCGCGGGTCTTCAACCTCTCGAAACGCGAGGCGGATATGGCGATTGCCGTCTCGCCGCCCTCGGCCGGGCGGCTGACGGTGCAGAAACTGGTGGAGTATCAATTGCATCTGGCCGGGCACGAGGCCTATCTGCGCCGCCATCCGCCGATCCTGGAACGCGCGCAGCTCAAGGGGCACCGCATCGTCGGCTATATTCCCGACATGATCTTCGACAAGGAGCTCGATTATCTGGCGCAGACCGGGGCTTCGACGGTGGAACTCGCCTCGAATTCGGTCTCCGTGCAGATGCAGATGCTGCGGGCGGGGGCAGGCTTGGGCATCGTGCATGATTTCGCGCTGCCCTTCACGCCGGGGGTGCTGCGGGTTCTGCCCGGGGATATCGCGCTTTCCCGCGCCTTCTGGCTGATCCGGCATGCCGATGACCGCCGCTCGGAACGGCTGGACCGGCTGGCCGAGGCTTTGGGGCGCGGCATGCGGCGCGAGGTGGCGCGGCTCGAGGCGCTGGCTGCGGCGGGGGCGGCGGTGGGCTCGCCGACGCGCGCGCTGTGA